GATCGTAGAAATAGACTTTTTGTTTAGCATCAAACAGCCAATAATCTCCTTGTCCGTTTTGGGCAAAAAACCAGAAGTTTTCTATTCTTTCTTTTGTATTTTCAGACCAGTAATCGGGATTTGAAAACTCTTTTGTTTCATTGTATGATTCAACACTGTCGAACAAAATACATTCTGATGAAATTTCAACGGTTTTGATCTGAGTCACAATATCTCTATATAATTCAGCAAAGGGAAAAGAAACCAATTTTGGAAAATTTCTAATCGATTGGTTATTTATTAAAAGCTTTTCTTTTATGTTTTGAATAGACAGAATTGTAAACATCTTTTCTTTCTTAATTAATCATCTTCGTCTTCGTCATCATCATAATCTTCATCATCATAAGACAAATAAGACCAGTCAATATCTATTACATCCAAAATAGCATCAAAACGGTTCTGATCACTGCTCCCAATAAAAGAAGCAGTGCAATTATTGTTCTTATCAAAAGACAAACTAATTACATCATAAA
This portion of the Flavobacterium panacagri genome encodes:
- a CDS encoding SMI1/KNR4 family protein, which codes for MFTILSIQNIKEKLLINNQSIRNFPKLVSFPFAELYRDIVTQIKTVEISSECILFDSVESYNETKEFSNPDYWSENTKERIENFWFFAQNGQGDYWLFDAKQKVYFYDHNQEEMCTQNFTDLGLNFEKWLQFAYLNKQLDEIYETEDEISEEIKREYKQRLQEISGLLLENHPFEI